One part of the Dyadobacter sp. 676 genome encodes these proteins:
- a CDS encoding heme-binding domain-containing protein has product MNALKRNRYRNAAALLAGIIFTSFVVLQVKSPTVENPPVTSEFHGPENVTRILRRSCYDCHSNETNLRWYDKIAPFSYKVAADVEEARKRFNFSEWDSIPKAEQEGKLWYIVNMIDAGRMPLPGYAAAHPGAKVTSAELDILKKYVTKLSRGHYATGDTARIIEKPKVANVPTSPNGIQYLDDYKNWKVISTTGRPDNGTMRIIYGNDIAVKALEEDRIRPWPDGAVIAKVVWNSQAPDADGNVKPGNFSNVQLMVRDAKKFAETEGWGFARFNGLDLKPYGKTAAFATSCINCHQLARETGFVFDIPTRPTGK; this is encoded by the coding sequence ATGAATGCTCTGAAACGCAACCGATACCGCAACGCCGCCGCGCTCCTGGCGGGCATTATTTTTACCAGCTTTGTCGTTTTGCAGGTCAAAAGTCCGACTGTCGAAAATCCGCCGGTGACATCGGAGTTCCATGGACCGGAGAATGTTACCCGCATTCTCAGACGTTCGTGTTATGACTGCCATTCGAACGAGACCAACCTGCGCTGGTACGACAAGATCGCGCCGTTTTCCTACAAGGTGGCGGCCGACGTGGAGGAGGCCCGAAAACGTTTCAATTTTTCCGAGTGGGACAGCATTCCCAAAGCCGAGCAGGAGGGCAAGCTGTGGTATATCGTAAATATGATCGATGCTGGCCGGATGCCCCTGCCCGGGTACGCAGCCGCACATCCGGGCGCGAAGGTGACATCCGCGGAGCTCGATATTCTGAAAAAATATGTTACCAAGCTTTCCCGCGGGCATTACGCAACCGGCGACACGGCCCGCATCATCGAAAAACCGAAAGTTGCTAATGTCCCGACTTCGCCCAACGGCATCCAGTATCTCGACGACTACAAAAACTGGAAGGTGATCAGCACCACCGGCCGCCCCGACAACGGCACGATGCGCATTATCTATGGAAACGATATTGCCGTGAAAGCGCTGGAAGAAGACCGGATCCGTCCATGGCCCGACGGCGCGGTGATCGCGAAGGTGGTCTGGAACAGCCAGGCGCCGGATGCGGACGGCAATGTAAAACCCGGCAATTTCAGCAATGTGCAGCTTATGGTCCGCGATGCAAAAAAATTCGCCGAAACCGAAGGCTGGGGTTTCGCCCGGTTCAACGGGCTCGATTTGAAGCCCTACGGAAAGACGGCGGCATTCGCGACGAGCTGTATCAATTGCCACCAGCTTGCCAGAGAAACGGGGTTTGTGTTCGATATTCCGACGCGGCCCACAGGGAAGTGA
- a CDS encoding SRPBCC family protein, which translates to MTKTTQHGRLGKDELGYHIVFERLLKHSAAKVWDALINPEKLAVWFMKTELDPVPGGRMTMHFGDAENTLSYGRIVRIEPEKYLEYVWENEDGPDELAVWELFPGGGEQTLLRFTYSRVSETYAVSVSAGWHQMLDLLADILDEKVEPAVQLHDGVQSEAGKTLEKHYKAAFDALS; encoded by the coding sequence ATGACAAAGACCACACAGCATGGCCGGCTGGGAAAAGACGAGCTCGGTTATCATATTGTTTTTGAGAGACTGCTGAAACATTCCGCGGCCAAAGTGTGGGACGCGTTGATCAACCCCGAAAAACTGGCGGTCTGGTTTATGAAAACCGAACTCGACCCTGTTCCGGGCGGGCGTATGACCATGCATTTCGGTGACGCCGAGAACACCCTTTCCTATGGCCGGATCGTGAGGATCGAACCGGAGAAGTACCTGGAATACGTTTGGGAGAACGAAGACGGCCCCGACGAGCTTGCGGTTTGGGAGCTGTTTCCCGGCGGCGGGGAGCAAACCCTGCTCCGGTTTACATATAGCCGGGTTTCCGAAACCTACGCCGTCAGTGTTTCCGCCGGCTGGCACCAGATGCTCGATCTGCTGGCAGATATTTTGGATGAAAAGGTAGAACCGGCCGTGCAGCTTCACGACGGCGTACAGTCGGAAGCCGGGAAAACGCTTGAAAAGCATTACAAAGCGGCATTCGACGCACTTTCTTGA
- a CDS encoding organic hydroperoxide resistance protein, translating into METIEITRAAGTTTIDKVLYTGKTHTSGGRDGASRSSDGNLDIQLSSPGSNGVGTNPEQLFAAGWSACFIGAMGIAAAKEKIALPEATAVDAEVDLGLAKAEYFLQARLNVSLPGLDEETARIIVESAHRTCPYSKATRGNISVTISVTI; encoded by the coding sequence ATGGAAACGATCGAAATCACCAGAGCGGCAGGTACAACCACCATCGATAAAGTGCTTTATACAGGCAAAACCCACACCTCGGGCGGGCGCGACGGCGCATCGCGCAGCTCGGACGGAAATCTCGACATTCAATTATCGTCGCCCGGTTCGAATGGCGTCGGTACGAATCCCGAACAGCTTTTTGCTGCCGGCTGGTCTGCATGTTTTATCGGCGCAATGGGCATTGCGGCGGCGAAGGAAAAAATAGCGCTTCCCGAGGCCACGGCAGTGGATGCGGAAGTGGATCTCGGCCTGGCCAAAGCCGAATATTTCCTGCAAGCCCGCCTGAACGTGAGCCTGCCGGGCCTTGACGAAGAAACCGCCCGCATTATCGTCGAATCGGCACATCGGACCTGCCCGTACTCGAAAGCGACGCGCGGCAACATCAGCGTCACGATCAGCGTGACGATCTGA
- a CDS encoding LysR family transcriptional regulator, with protein MQLNLEWLRTFKAIYETGTLSAAAQELFISQPGVSLHLNSLEAYTGHKLFDRSPRKMVPTERGKVLYNFVLDPLRKLEAVEQHFHKSSKEERPTLSLGMCFETFQYTLEEHIASLPFNLIIKFGEYPQMQQDLDNGLLDLIVTPQQGQQQNLHYKPFSKERIVLVAGSRTDTEPLRDLLRQSPLRQSSLRQSSLRQSHKAEAADWLKQQIWYSTAADMEHLKNFWLKNFDSHPDFRPNYIVPNICSIIRCLSDGEGFSIVPHFLCVEALEAGQIELVWEGSTPMENTLYFGTRKKTIYQKEIEQLQELFISKWKEPAVMALT; from the coding sequence ATGCAACTCAATCTCGAATGGCTCCGGACTTTCAAGGCGATCTATGAAACCGGGACGCTGTCGGCGGCGGCGCAGGAGCTTTTTATATCCCAACCGGGCGTCAGCCTGCACCTGAACTCGCTGGAAGCCTACACCGGCCATAAGCTGTTCGACCGCTCACCCCGGAAAATGGTGCCCACCGAAAGGGGAAAAGTATTGTACAATTTCGTACTCGACCCGCTGCGCAAGCTCGAAGCGGTGGAGCAACATTTTCACAAAAGCTCCAAGGAGGAGCGGCCCACGCTCAGCCTCGGCATGTGTTTTGAAACATTTCAGTATACGCTTGAAGAGCACATCGCATCGCTGCCGTTTAACCTCATCATCAAATTCGGGGAATATCCGCAAATGCAGCAGGACCTCGATAATGGCCTGCTCGACCTCATCGTGACCCCGCAGCAAGGGCAGCAGCAGAACCTGCATTACAAACCGTTTTCCAAAGAAAGGATCGTGCTTGTCGCCGGCAGCCGGACCGACACGGAACCGCTCCGCGACCTGCTGCGGCAGTCGCCACTGCGGCAGTCGTCACTGCGGCAGTCGTCACTGCGGCAGTCGCACAAGGCCGAAGCCGCCGACTGGCTCAAACAGCAGATCTGGTACAGCACGGCCGCCGATATGGAGCATTTGAAAAACTTCTGGCTCAAAAACTTCGATTCGCACCCGGATTTCAGGCCCAATTACATCGTTCCAAACATCTGCTCTATCATCCGCTGCCTCAGCGATGGCGAAGGCTTTTCGATCGTTCCGCATTTCCTCTGCGTGGAAGCGTTGGAGGCCGGCCAGATCGAACTGGTATGGGAAGGCAGTACGCCGATGGAAAACACGCTGTATTTCGGGACCAGAAAAAAGACGATTTACCAGAAGGAGATCGAGCAGTTGCAGGAATTGTTTATCAGCAAATGGAAAGAGCCGGCAGTTATGGCGTTAACCTGA
- a CDS encoding SRPBCC domain-containing protein has protein sequence MAFEPFVLEKVLNAPPARVWSALTDVEQMRKWYFDLPAFKAETGFEFEFTAGSEERQYRHLCKVTEVEQNRKLAYSWRYADYPGDSEVTFELIPEGGKTRLRLTHKGLHTFPKEYPDFAPESFASGWNHIIGKSLAGFVETES, from the coding sequence ATGGCTTTTGAACCTTTTGTGCTGGAAAAAGTACTGAATGCGCCGCCCGCGCGGGTGTGGAGCGCCTTGACCGACGTCGAGCAGATGCGAAAATGGTATTTCGACCTCCCCGCATTCAAAGCAGAAACCGGCTTTGAATTTGAATTCACCGCGGGCAGCGAAGAACGGCAGTACCGCCACCTTTGCAAAGTCACCGAGGTAGAACAGAACCGTAAACTCGCCTACTCCTGGCGTTATGCGGATTATCCCGGCGACTCCGAAGTGACCTTCGAATTGATTCCGGAAGGCGGTAAAACCCGTCTCCGCCTCACCCACAAGGGCCTTCACACCTTCCCGAAAGAGTATCCCGATTTCGCGCCGGAAAGCTTCGCTTCGGGCTGGAACCATATTATCGGAAAAAGCCTGGCCGGATTTGTGGAAACGGAAAGCTAG
- a CDS encoding putative quinol monooxygenase: MPVYLTAVIKSQTAYRDEVRETLLNMVTESRKEPACIQYDLFQDSSDPDVFVFREIWESREGLDAHNEQPYIRAFGAPLEKLQTDPEIYLMQPLDIAR, from the coding sequence ATGCCTGTTTATCTCACAGCCGTCATTAAAAGTCAAACAGCGTACCGTGACGAGGTCCGGGAAACGCTGTTGAATATGGTAACCGAATCCAGGAAAGAACCCGCCTGTATACAATACGATCTGTTCCAGGATAGTAGCGATCCGGACGTGTTCGTCTTCCGGGAAATCTGGGAAAGCCGGGAGGGGCTCGACGCCCATAACGAGCAACCGTACATCCGGGCATTCGGGGCGCCGCTGGAAAAGTTGCAAACCGATCCGGAGATTTATCTTATGCAGCCACTCGATATCGCCAGGTAA
- a CDS encoding TonB-dependent receptor: MKTPLLTLAFWALAIHFLSAQHVRISGLLMDSTASKPIEFATVALMKDGKITEGVTADAKGRFVFPKVAPGVYIVQASLMGYTTKTFGPVYADRDDVEIGVIKLAPAAQNLKEVTVNEQKALFEERSDRMVYNAEKDISIKGGDATDVLKKIPSVAVDIEGNVQLRGSANIKVLINNKPSNVVARSVSEALKQIPADIIKQVEVITSPSAKYDAEGTAGIINIITKKNTLKGTNGSVSPNFGQWNNWPNASISHRNKGLTLSANGGFSNWKNKRYMQQLRSFTNGDTLTSQDQDQWVRGRGKNFYGTVNADWDIDSLNRVGAGFNYYNGINTNWFDISFEESTLGIPGQYFRRDMSRTYDWQGSTLNLDYTRLFKKPKKELTLLMMYSFEGEDSNYDSDLLNRANAIYYREKSYNISNNKEGTVQLDFTNPLDSVSTLEMGTKTIFRKILSDYRISSAIDGSDDFHDMPEQANVFDYAQQVTSAYLVYNRTPKKNWGINLGARYEHTFIQANFLNGTAPFSNNYGNIIPSVSLSRSLKKNQQIRMSYTQRIQRPQFFYLNPYVNQADSKNQYGGNPYLKPELTHSVEANYSVSIKQTSINASFFLRKTNNAIESISNVDSSGVMRQIFQNVAQNSAYGLNLSANTKLMKQWTLNGSLNVFYNVLESAELKTRNADWMYRINLNSTIDFGKGIKAQLFGFYNSPRVNIQGSYGGFGFYNIVLQKEVLKKKGTIGFGFDNPFNRTIKWRNDFVGPNFVQTQDVAMYRRGWRLNLKYEFGQMSGNQRQKKRISNDDKKSGEGNN; encoded by the coding sequence ATGAAAACACCCCTACTCACCCTGGCCTTCTGGGCCCTCGCCATTCATTTTCTCTCCGCACAACACGTCCGCATTTCGGGCCTGCTGATGGACTCGACCGCCAGTAAACCCATCGAATTTGCGACGGTGGCGCTCATGAAGGACGGAAAGATTACGGAAGGCGTTACCGCCGACGCCAAAGGACGGTTCGTATTTCCAAAAGTCGCACCGGGCGTCTATATCGTTCAGGCTTCGCTGATGGGCTATACCACCAAGACCTTCGGTCCGGTGTACGCCGACAGGGACGACGTCGAGATCGGTGTCATCAAACTCGCGCCGGCGGCACAGAACCTGAAAGAAGTGACGGTGAACGAGCAGAAAGCCTTGTTTGAAGAGCGCTCCGACAGGATGGTGTACAATGCCGAAAAGGATATCAGCATCAAGGGCGGCGATGCCACCGACGTCCTTAAAAAGATCCCGTCCGTGGCGGTGGATATCGAAGGAAACGTACAGCTCCGTGGAAGCGCCAATATCAAGGTGCTTATCAACAACAAACCATCGAATGTCGTGGCGCGGAGCGTTTCCGAGGCCTTGAAACAGATTCCGGCGGACATTATCAAGCAGGTGGAGGTGATCACCTCCCCTTCCGCAAAGTACGATGCAGAGGGCACGGCGGGCATTATCAATATCATCACCAAAAAGAATACGCTGAAAGGTACCAATGGCTCCGTCAGCCCCAATTTCGGCCAATGGAACAACTGGCCGAATGCAAGTATCAGCCACCGCAACAAAGGCCTGACGCTCTCGGCCAATGGTGGTTTCAGCAACTGGAAGAACAAACGCTACATGCAACAGCTGCGCTCTTTCACCAACGGCGACACGCTTACCAGCCAGGACCAGGACCAGTGGGTCCGCGGCCGGGGCAAAAACTTTTACGGCACGGTCAATGCCGACTGGGACATCGATTCACTGAACCGCGTCGGGGCGGGTTTCAACTACTACAACGGCATCAATACCAACTGGTTCGATATCAGTTTCGAGGAAAGCACCCTGGGCATTCCGGGCCAGTACTTCCGGCGCGATATGAGCCGTACGTACGACTGGCAGGGCTCGACGCTCAACCTCGATTATACCCGGCTTTTCAAAAAACCAAAAAAAGAGCTCACGTTGCTTATGATGTATTCGTTCGAAGGCGAGGACAGCAACTACGATTCCGACCTGCTCAACCGCGCCAATGCCATTTATTACCGCGAGAAAAGCTACAATATCAGCAATAATAAGGAAGGCACCGTGCAGCTGGATTTCACCAATCCGCTCGACAGCGTCAGCACCCTCGAAATGGGTACCAAAACCATTTTCCGCAAGATCCTGAGCGATTACCGCATTTCGAGCGCCATCGACGGTTCCGACGATTTTCACGACATGCCCGAGCAGGCCAATGTATTCGACTACGCGCAGCAGGTTACGTCCGCATACCTGGTATACAACCGCACGCCGAAAAAGAACTGGGGCATTAACCTGGGCGCACGTTACGAGCACACGTTCATACAGGCGAATTTCCTGAATGGCACCGCCCCTTTCTCGAACAATTATGGCAACATTATCCCGAGCGTAAGCCTCTCCCGCAGTCTCAAAAAGAACCAGCAAATCCGGATGAGCTACACCCAGCGGATTCAGCGCCCGCAGTTCTTTTACCTCAACCCCTATGTCAACCAGGCCGACTCTAAGAACCAGTATGGCGGCAATCCTTACCTGAAACCCGAGCTGACGCACTCGGTGGAAGCCAATTACAGCGTGTCGATCAAACAGACGAGTATTAATGCATCCTTTTTCCTGCGCAAAACCAACAATGCGATCGAAAGCATCAGCAATGTCGACAGCAGCGGCGTCATGAGGCAGATTTTCCAGAATGTAGCCCAAAATTCGGCTTATGGCCTTAACCTGAGCGCCAATACCAAGCTCATGAAACAATGGACCCTTAACGGCTCGCTCAACGTATTCTATAACGTCCTCGAAAGCGCAGAGCTCAAAACTCGCAATGCCGACTGGATGTACCGCATTAACCTGAACTCCACGATCGATTTCGGCAAGGGTATCAAGGCGCAGTTGTTCGGGTTCTACAATTCGCCGCGCGTCAACATCCAGGGCAGTTACGGCGGCTTCGGATTCTATAATATTGTATTACAAAAAGAAGTGCTGAAAAAGAAAGGGACGATCGGTTTCGGCTTCGACAACCCTTTCAACCGTACTATCAAATGGCGAAACGATTTTGTCGGGCCGAATTTCGTGCAGACACAGGATGTGGCCATGTACCGGCGCGGCTGGCGATTGAACCTGAAATACGAATTCGGACAGATGTCGGGCAACCAGCGCCAGAAAAAACGGATCAGCAACGACGACAAAAAGTCGGGCGAAGGCAATAATTAA
- a CDS encoding NAD(P)H-dependent oxidoreductase translates to MKKIFVINGGQHFAHSGGKFNHTLTGLDQSFFTEENGFQLQVTDINQPYDPEEEVTKFVWADVVIYHTPVWWFSMPYKLKEYIDIVFTAGHRKGIYRSDGRKTENPAINYGTGGMLHGRRYMLTTTWNAPETAFTLPGEFFQEHSVDDGVMFGFHRMNAFTGMQPLQGMHFHDLEKNATPERIGAYKNQYLAHLAGVFGNIEAECAA, encoded by the coding sequence ATGAAAAAGATATTTGTCATCAACGGCGGCCAGCATTTCGCGCATTCGGGCGGGAAATTCAATCACACGCTGACGGGCCTGGACCAGTCGTTTTTTACCGAAGAAAACGGCTTTCAGCTTCAAGTAACGGACATTAACCAGCCCTACGACCCGGAAGAGGAGGTCACGAAGTTCGTATGGGCGGATGTGGTCATATACCACACGCCGGTCTGGTGGTTTTCCATGCCTTACAAACTGAAAGAATACATCGATATCGTCTTCACGGCCGGTCACCGCAAGGGCATTTACCGCAGCGACGGCCGCAAAACCGAAAATCCGGCCATCAATTACGGTACCGGCGGCATGCTTCACGGGCGCAGGTACATGCTCACCACCACCTGGAACGCTCCTGAAACGGCATTTACGCTGCCCGGGGAGTTTTTTCAGGAACACTCCGTCGACGACGGCGTTATGTTCGGTTTTCACCGGATGAACGCATTTACCGGCATGCAGCCGCTGCAAGGCATGCATTTCCATGACCTGGAAAAAAATGCGACGCCCGAAAGGATCGGGGCTTATAAAAATCAGTATCTCGCGCACCTTGCGGGAGTTTTCGGTAACATTGAAGCCGAATGTGCAGCCTGA
- a CDS encoding DUF1223 domain-containing protein, which produces MKTNIIASLFFFICSALSAMASDLNINPKTSATIDNNGFAVVELFTSEGCSSCPPADKLLAKIREENAGKPVYLLAFHVDYWNHQGWRDVFSNRDFTKRQYQYANWLKLETVYTPQVVVNGRHELIGSQEETLKRALNAELHSPAPAQLHAGAQIEGSKLKLTYQTTHAAGSVLQVALVQKVAHTMVKRGENAGRLLPHVQIVRQIQGFTAAADGNVAVNLPEGFNVADWEVVTFLQDTRTGAIVAATRPDFKQNS; this is translated from the coding sequence ATGAAAACCAACATCATCGCCTCGCTTTTTTTCTTCATTTGCTCCGCATTATCCGCTATGGCTTCCGATTTGAATATCAACCCGAAAACGTCCGCCACCATCGATAACAACGGCTTCGCAGTCGTCGAGCTTTTCACTTCCGAAGGCTGTTCGAGCTGTCCGCCGGCCGATAAATTACTGGCAAAAATCCGGGAAGAGAATGCGGGCAAGCCGGTTTACCTCCTGGCATTCCACGTCGATTACTGGAACCACCAGGGCTGGCGGGACGTGTTCAGCAACCGCGATTTCACCAAACGGCAATACCAATATGCCAATTGGTTGAAACTGGAAACCGTTTATACGCCACAGGTGGTCGTGAACGGCAGACATGAACTCATCGGCTCGCAGGAAGAAACGCTGAAACGCGCCCTGAACGCGGAATTGCATTCCCCGGCCCCTGCTCAGCTGCATGCGGGGGCGCAAATCGAGGGTAGCAAGCTAAAACTGACTTACCAGACGACCCACGCCGCCGGGTCGGTTTTGCAAGTCGCGTTGGTTCAAAAGGTTGCGCATACGATGGTGAAGCGCGGCGAGAATGCCGGCCGGTTGCTGCCACATGTGCAGATCGTGCGTCAGATCCAGGGATTTACGGCGGCAGCCGATGGAAATGTGGCCGTAAACCTGCCCGAGGGATTCAACGTCGCCGACTGGGAAGTGGTTACCTTCCTTCAAGACACCCGAACCGGCGCCATTGTCGCGGCCACCCGTCCCGATTTCAAACAAAACAGCTGA
- a CDS encoding metalloregulator ArsR/SmtB family transcription factor encodes MNQTRRDVFQAISDPTRREIIHLLARRTLNLNNVADHFTISRPAVAKHIRILTECGLVTVQTRGRETFCQADLKGLKEVSDWANTYRKFWSDKLDALERFLDEEHPDENT; translated from the coding sequence ATGAACCAAACCCGACGCGATGTTTTTCAGGCTATTTCGGATCCTACCCGGCGCGAGATCATTCATCTGCTCGCACGCCGGACGCTCAATCTGAACAATGTGGCCGACCATTTTACGATCAGCCGCCCGGCCGTCGCCAAGCATATCCGCATACTTACCGAATGCGGGCTGGTAACCGTGCAGACACGCGGCCGGGAAACATTCTGCCAGGCCGACCTGAAAGGGCTTAAAGAAGTATCCGACTGGGCCAATACGTATCGGAAGTTCTGGAGTGATAAGCTGGATGCCCTCGAACGCTTTCTGGACGAGGAACATCCGGATGAAAATACATAA
- a CDS encoding SDR family oxidoreductase, with protein sequence MGQLKTALVVGASGVIGRNLVAHLQSLPGWRVIGTSRNALPGSVDTVTVDLLDVTDVTARFAGLDTVTHVFYTAYQDKPTWAGLVPPNITMFRNVVETIEKVSPMLEHISFMQGYKVYGAHLGPFRTPAREDDPPIMPPEFMTEQQRYITAAQQGKSWSWSAIRPSVVGGFAPANPLNLVSLIAVYATLCKELNIPFRFPGKPGAYRSLIEMTDAGLLAKATVWAATTPACANQAFNINNGDLFRWEDLWPRLGRYFGLETAPPVQLPLAEVMRDKAAVWETLRGRHGLLYGYEALSAWPFGDFVFSWDYDFLADGSKARRLGFHEFVDTEEMFYRIFDQLRAGKVIP encoded by the coding sequence ATGGGACAGTTAAAAACAGCTTTGGTAGTAGGAGCAAGCGGCGTAATAGGCCGGAATCTCGTCGCCCATCTGCAATCGCTTCCCGGATGGAGGGTAATTGGCACATCGCGGAATGCGCTTCCGGGGAGTGTCGATACGGTCACGGTGGATTTGCTCGATGTGACCGACGTGACCGCCCGATTTGCCGGCCTCGATACCGTGACCCACGTCTTTTACACCGCATATCAGGACAAGCCGACCTGGGCCGGGCTCGTGCCACCCAATATCACCATGTTCCGGAATGTGGTGGAAACAATCGAAAAAGTGTCGCCGATGCTGGAACACATCAGCTTTATGCAGGGCTACAAGGTTTACGGCGCACATCTGGGGCCGTTCAGGACGCCGGCAAGGGAGGATGATCCACCCATTATGCCGCCAGAGTTTATGACCGAACAGCAGCGGTACATTACGGCGGCGCAGCAAGGCAAGTCGTGGAGCTGGTCGGCTATCCGGCCGTCGGTTGTAGGCGGGTTTGCGCCGGCTAATCCCCTTAATCTCGTATCGTTGATCGCCGTTTACGCCACCTTATGCAAGGAATTGAATATCCCGTTCCGATTCCCCGGCAAGCCCGGCGCATACCGTTCGCTGATCGAAATGACGGATGCCGGTCTGCTGGCGAAAGCCACCGTTTGGGCCGCCACAACGCCCGCGTGCGCCAATCAGGCATTCAATATCAACAATGGCGACTTGTTCCGCTGGGAAGATTTGTGGCCTAGGCTGGGCCGGTACTTCGGGCTTGAAACCGCTCCGCCGGTACAGCTTCCGCTCGCGGAAGTAATGCGCGACAAGGCGGCCGTTTGGGAAACGCTGCGGGGGCGCCACGGACTCCTGTACGGTTATGAAGCATTGTCCGCCTGGCCGTTCGGGGATTTCGTCTTTTCGTGGGATTACGACTTCCTTGCAGACGGCTCGAAGGCCAGGCGGTTGGGTTTTCATGAATTTGTGGACACGGAAGAGATGTTTTACCGGATTTTTGACCAGTTGCGTGCCGGGAAGGTAATTCCCTAG